AGTTACAAATGATAGTATCAAACTTACCTGATTTAATTGCAGCAACCAGCTTTTCAGTTAACTCAGGAGAGCTCATTTCTGGTTGAAGGTCATACGTAGCAACTTTTGGAGAAGCCACAAGCTGACGCTCTTCACCAGCAAACTCGCTTTCAACACCACCATTGAAGAAGAAAGTCACGTGAGCATATTTCTCTGTTTCTGAAATACGTAGCTGAGTTTGACCTTGCTTAGACAACCACTCACCGTAAGTATTTTCGAGTGATGCTGGTGGGAAGGCAGTCGCAAGCGGAATATCAGCGGCATATTGCGTTAGCATAACAAAGTTAACTGCTGGGAAAGTCGCACGTTCAAAGCCATCAAACTCAGGAACAAAAGCGCGAGTGATTTGACGGGCACGGTCTGCACGATAGTTCATGAAGATCACCGAGTCACCATCTTGCATGATCGCGTCTTCTTGCTCCGCAGTTTTGATTGCCGTTGCTTTAACAAACTCATCATTTTCATCACGAGCGTAAGCCGCTTCTAAACCTGCCACCGCCGTTTCTGCATGAAACTCTGCTTTAGCTTGAGTAAGCAGGTCATAAGCAACTTGAACACGTTCCCAGTTGTTATCACGATCCATTGCATAATAGCGGCCCACTATTGAAGCAACACGCCCTTTACCTAATGTGGCAAAAAGGTCTTGGAAGCGTTGAAGCGAACCTTCTGCACTGCGTGGTGGCGTATCACGTCCATCAAGGAAGCAGTGCAAGTAAATCTTTTCAGCACCACGTGCCGCCGCCATTTCTACTGCCGCATAAATATGATCTTCATGAGAGTGAACACCACCTGGTGACATCAGACCCATAATGTGTACCGCTTTATTTGCCTCTACTGCGGTATCAATCGCTGCGACTAGCGCTGCAGTTTCGCTAAATTCACCATCAGCAATAGATTTAGTGATACGAGTTAGGTCTTGATATACGACACGACCTGCGCCGATGTTAGTGTGGCCGACTTCTGAGTTACCCATTTGTCCATCAGGTAGACCCACATCCATGCCAGAAGCAGAAATGAGTGTATTCGGGTTATTCGCAATAAGCGCATCCATTACTGGTGTTTTGGCATTGGCAATTGCGTTGCTTGCTGTGTCTTCACGGTGACCGTAACCGTCAAGGATAACTAAAGCCAATGGCTTTTTCGCTGACATAGTAATGACCTCATCAAATTTAAGTAACTGTTGGTGTAGGGCGAAACCCAAACGAACCTTGAAACAAAACTAGCGTAATTTTACTACACTTTTAACCCAAAACTGTAGGGTAAGATCAAATTATGTGTGCGATTTATCGTTGCTATTTTACAACTTGACCTGTTCGTTCGCAGGTTTCTCCAGTAATTCAAACGCATCAGTGCTCTTTTCTTGATAATCCATATTCTGTTTATGACAGGCGCTATCTTTGTTTTAATCAGGACTCTCTCTTTTTAAGCTAGACCTCATCTTTTAATCCAATCAAGAGTAGAAACCACTTCTGCAAACCATGAGACTATTATGCACCGTTAAAGAAAAAAGCGACCATCGTTTCTGCCAATTACATTAATAGTTTTTTCCAAACGCTACCATGAGTAGTGTCTTTTTTATCAAGAAGAGGACTTTATCCAACATCGAACCGAAATGTACAAGTCTCAATTATTGACCAGAACGTTTTTACCCTCTCGCCTAAGACGGCTAACCTCGCTATACTCCAGCTTTATTTTCCGCCAACCGTGCAAGAGCTCAAGACATGCAAGAGTACATTGAATTTTTTCAACAAAATATGATTCTATCTTTAGTTTGGGTAGGCCTACTGGTTGCGCTTATCGTCAACTTAGTGAAATCAGCAACCGCTCCTTACAAGGTCGTTAATGTGGGTCAATTAACTCACCTGATGAACCGTGAAAATGGCGTTGTCGTCGACATTCGCTCAAAAGATGAGTTCAAACAAGGTCACATTACTGATTCAGTTCACATTTTACCATCAGATATTAAAGCGGGAACGCTTCGTGGACTTGAAAAACACAAATCAGACCCAATCATCCTAGTATGCAAAACAGGCCACAACGCTCATGAGAGTGCAAACCTACTTGCAAAATCAGGCTTTACTAATGTCAGCCTACTAAAAAATGGTTTGATCGCATGGAATGAAGCCAACCTTCCTCTGATTCGAGGAAAGAAATAAGGCCTCAGAAATATTACAGCGCAAATCGCCTGAGGTTCTAACTGAACAATTTAGAATCAACCGCAACATTAAGATGTGAAGTCCTGCAATGAAATCAGTACCTCATCTGGTCAAGGTTGATTCTCTCCGTTAGCCTCAGAGCAAAACCTCTTCTTGGGTTTAGGGCACGCAGTGACACCCAACTCATTATTGATTAAGGAATAGAAAAATGGCTGAAGCAGCACCACAAGACGCACAACAAAACTTTGCAATTCAACGTATCTTCCTGAAAGACGTTTCTTTCGAAGCACCGAACTCTCCAGTAATTTTCCAAAAAGAATGGAATCCAGACGTAAAACTTGACCTAGACACGCAAAGCCGTGAGCTGGGTGAAGGCGTTTACGAAGTGATTCTACGTCTTACTGTAACAGTGAAGAACGAAGAAGAAACTGCATTCCTATGTGAAGTTCAACAAGGTGGTATTTTCACTGCTGAGAAAATGGAAGCAGGTCAATTAGCACATTGCCTTGGCGCTTTCTGCCCGAACATCCTATTCCCATACGCTCGTGAAACTATCTCAAGCCTAGTGGTAAAAGGCACGTTCCCACAGCTAAACCTAGCACCAGTTAACTTTGATGCGCTGTTCATGAACTACCTACAGCAACAAGCGCAGCAAGGCGAAGTCGAAGCATAATTCGAGCTGAAATAAAACGTATCTCCACGTTTGATGCGTTGAATATTCGATAAAAATGCACACAGCATCCTCTTTACGATGTTATGTGCATTTTTTATTTCTCACAAAAGTTTCTAGTCCCTAGCCTCTAGAGTGCGTAAAATCTGGCGTTTATGGACTAGATTACTAGTAGTAAAAAGATAACTAGGCGGCAATATGACACCAGCAAACTCAAATAATGCTTATGGTAAAGAGATCGCAATGACCGTTATTGGAGCGGGCTCATACGGAACATCATTAGCTATTTCCCTTGCTCGAAATGGCGCAAACATTATCCTTTGGGGGCATGATCCAGAACACATGGCTCGCCTTGAGCATGATCGCGCCAACCACGCTTTTCTGCCAAATATTGATTTCCCTGATAGCTTAATTATTGAGCAAGACCTAGAAAAGGCCGCCCAAGCCAGCCGTGATCTTCTTGTTGTAGTGCCAAGCCATGTTTTTGGCCAAGTTCTCACGAATATCCAGCCTTTCTTGCGCAAAGACTCGCGTATTTGTTGGGCCACCAAAGGGTTAGAGCCAGAAACAGGCCGCCTACTAAAAGAGGTGGCTTTTGATGTCATTGGTGAACATTACCCTCTTGCTGTCTTGTCAGGCCCAACGTTTGCTAAGGAATTAGCGATGGGCATGCCAACCGCCATCTCAGTTGCTTCACCTGATACTGACTTTCTTTCTGACCTACAAGAGCAAATCCACTGCGGAAAAACATTCCGCGTCTACGCCAATCATGACTTTATCGGTATGCAACTTGGCGGGGCAGTTAAAAACGTTATCGCAATTGGGGCCGGTATGTCCGATGGTATTGGTTTTGGTGCCAATGCTCGCACTGCCTTGATTACCCGAGGATTAGCAGAAATGACCCGTCTTGGTGCCGCGCTAGGAGCTCAGCCAGATACCTTTATGGGCATGGCTGGACTTGGTGATTTAGTCTTGACGTGTACCGATAATCAGTCACGTAACCGTCGCTTTGGTTTAGCTCTTGGCCAAGGAAAAGAGGTGGATGTCGCGCAAGAAGAAATTGGTCAAGTGGTCGAAGGTTACCGTAATACCAAAGAGGTTTGGGTATTAGCTCAGCGCATGGGTGTAGAGATGCCAATTGTTGACCAAATTTATCAAGTGTTGTATCAAGGTAAAGAAGCACGTCAAGCTGCCCAAGATTTACTTGCTCGAGATAAAAAAACTGAGGGCAAATAAACCACTAGCCTCACAAAAATGACTGGTAAGCAAAAGTACAGAATAATAAAAGTAAAAAATACTGACGGATCACGGAAGAATCATTCAGGACACCAACAATGAAAGACTGCAAGAAGAAAAAAGTCTGGGATAAAATCGTCTCAGAAGCCCGTGAAATGTCAGAGCAAGAGCCCATGCTGGCAAGTTTTTATCATGCTACCATCATCAAGCATGACAGTTTATGTGCGGCATTAAGCTACATTTTAGCCAATAAATTGAACACCGCTTCTATGCCAGCGATGGCAGTACGTGAGGTCGTTGAAGAAGCCTTTGCTGCCGACCCAATGATAACCGACAGCGCTGCTTGCGATATTTGCGCAACCGTGACTCGTGACCCTGCTGTTGCAATGTACTCCATGCCATTGCTTTACCTCAAAGGCTACCATGCTCTTCAAGGCTATCGAGTGGCAAACTGGCTATGGAAACAGGGCCGTTTTGCTCTGGCCACTTACCTGCAAAATCAGATTTCTGTGGCTTGCCAAGTTGATATCCACCCAGCAGCACGGATCGGCAGTGGTATCATGCTTGACCACGCCACAGGGATTGTCATCGGTGAAACAGCCGTAGTGGAGAATGACGTTTCCATATTACAAGACGTCACACTAGGTGGTACTGGTAAAGAATGCGGCGATCGTCACCCTAAAATTCGTGAGGGCGTGATGATTGGAGCTGGCGCAAAAATTCTGGGCAATATTGAAGTCGGCGAAGGCGCTAAAATCGGCTCGTGCTCTGTGGTCTTACAACCGGTTCCGCCCCATACTACGGTGGCAGGTGTCCCAGCAAAAATCTTGGGGCGTCCTAAAACGGACAAACCTTCTCTCGATATGGATCAAGGCTTTAACGGCAAGTCACAAAGCTTCGTTCACGGTGACGGTATTTAATCACCCAAACTCTTTAGATCAACGCGGTAGGTAATATCTAAGTGCGACAACAACATTTTTCAGTAGTACGTTCAACTTTGTTATTAGTGGGGGCTTTATTCACGCTCCACCCTCTTACCGCTCACTCAGCCAGTCAGAAAGAACTGAAAGGCGTATCGAGTGAAATTTCACGCCAAAAGAAATCTTTGACCTCACAAGAGAAACAGCTTAATGATCTACAAAAATCGCTAAAAAGCCAAGAACTGGGGATCTCCAAACTCGAAAAAGACATCAAAACCACCAAAGCCGAATTAACGAAAGCCGATCAAAACATCGCTAAGTTAGAAGGCAAAATCACTCGCCAAGAAGAACAACGCAACACTCAAGAGCAGGAGCTCAAACAACTTCTCCAAGTCTATTATATGACTGACCGAGCCAAAGCTAATGGCCATTTACTCAATGATGGGGTAGAAGAAGATCGCATCAGCCAATATTTTCAGCAATTAGCTCAAGCTCGTGCGGAAGTCATTGATGCTATAAGTAAAACAACGGAAGCGTTAGCACACAACAAAAAGCAGCTGGAATTAGAAAAGCAGCAAATTCAAACTCTACTCACCCAGCAGTCAGAGAAAAAGACCTCTCTTGCTAAAACGCAATCACAACGTAAAGGCACACTGAATAAAATTCAGAAAAGCATTAAAGATGACAAGCGTTATTTGGCCGAACTGCAACGCAATGAAACTCGCCTCAAAGCTGAGATAGCTAAAGCAGCAAAACGTAACGCCGTTCCCATGGATGGTTTAGCGAAACAGCGCGGTAAACTGCCATGGCCAATCAAGGGTCGCGTTCTGCATAATTTTGGCACCCGGCAAACGGGTCAAGTTAACTGGAAAGGCATCGTGCTGTCTGCCAGCTATGGTCAACAAGTTAAAGCGGTTTATCCCGGTACCGTTGTCTTTGCAGAATACCTTCGTGGTTATGGTTTAGTCGTCTTGCTCGATCACGGCAAAGGTGACATGACGTTATACGGCTACAACCAAGCCTTGACCAAAAAGGAAGGCGATAAAGTCACTAAAGGGGAAGTCATTGCCCTAGCGGGAGATACTG
This window of the Vibrio azureus genome carries:
- the gpmM gene encoding 2,3-bisphosphoglycerate-independent phosphoglycerate mutase, translating into MSAKKPLALVILDGYGHREDTASNAIANAKTPVMDALIANNPNTLISASGMDVGLPDGQMGNSEVGHTNIGAGRVVYQDLTRITKSIADGEFSETAALVAAIDTAVEANKAVHIMGLMSPGGVHSHEDHIYAAVEMAAARGAEKIYLHCFLDGRDTPPRSAEGSLQRFQDLFATLGKGRVASIVGRYYAMDRDNNWERVQVAYDLLTQAKAEFHAETAVAGLEAAYARDENDEFVKATAIKTAEQEDAIMQDGDSVIFMNYRADRARQITRAFVPEFDGFERATFPAVNFVMLTQYAADIPLATAFPPASLENTYGEWLSKQGQTQLRISETEKYAHVTFFFNGGVESEFAGEERQLVASPKVATYDLQPEMSSPELTEKLVAAIKSGKFDTIICNYPNADMVGHTGVYEAAEKAIEALDESVGKVVEAIKEVGGQLLITADHGNAEMMVDPETGGTHTAHTNLPVPLIYVGDKEIEFKSGGKLSDLAPTMLSLAGLEIPAEMSGDVLTK
- a CDS encoding rhodanese-like domain-containing protein; this encodes MQEYIEFFQQNMILSLVWVGLLVALIVNLVKSATAPYKVVNVGQLTHLMNRENGVVVDIRSKDEFKQGHITDSVHILPSDIKAGTLRGLEKHKSDPIILVCKTGHNAHESANLLAKSGFTNVSLLKNGLIAWNEANLPLIRGKK
- the secB gene encoding protein-export chaperone SecB yields the protein MAEAAPQDAQQNFAIQRIFLKDVSFEAPNSPVIFQKEWNPDVKLDLDTQSRELGEGVYEVILRLTVTVKNEEETAFLCEVQQGGIFTAEKMEAGQLAHCLGAFCPNILFPYARETISSLVVKGTFPQLNLAPVNFDALFMNYLQQQAQQGEVEA
- the gpsA gene encoding NAD(P)H-dependent glycerol-3-phosphate dehydrogenase: MTPANSNNAYGKEIAMTVIGAGSYGTSLAISLARNGANIILWGHDPEHMARLEHDRANHAFLPNIDFPDSLIIEQDLEKAAQASRDLLVVVPSHVFGQVLTNIQPFLRKDSRICWATKGLEPETGRLLKEVAFDVIGEHYPLAVLSGPTFAKELAMGMPTAISVASPDTDFLSDLQEQIHCGKTFRVYANHDFIGMQLGGAVKNVIAIGAGMSDGIGFGANARTALITRGLAEMTRLGAALGAQPDTFMGMAGLGDLVLTCTDNQSRNRRFGLALGQGKEVDVAQEEIGQVVEGYRNTKEVWVLAQRMGVEMPIVDQIYQVLYQGKEARQAAQDLLARDKKTEGK
- the cysE gene encoding serine O-acetyltransferase, giving the protein MKDCKKKKVWDKIVSEAREMSEQEPMLASFYHATIIKHDSLCAALSYILANKLNTASMPAMAVREVVEEAFAADPMITDSAACDICATVTRDPAVAMYSMPLLYLKGYHALQGYRVANWLWKQGRFALATYLQNQISVACQVDIHPAARIGSGIMLDHATGIVIGETAVVENDVSILQDVTLGGTGKECGDRHPKIREGVMIGAGAKILGNIEVGEGAKIGSCSVVLQPVPPHTTVAGVPAKILGRPKTDKPSLDMDQGFNGKSQSFVHGDGI
- a CDS encoding murein hydrolase activator EnvC family protein; this encodes MRQQHFSVVRSTLLLVGALFTLHPLTAHSASQKELKGVSSEISRQKKSLTSQEKQLNDLQKSLKSQELGISKLEKDIKTTKAELTKADQNIAKLEGKITRQEEQRNTQEQELKQLLQVYYMTDRAKANGHLLNDGVEEDRISQYFQQLAQARAEVIDAISKTTEALAHNKKQLELEKQQIQTLLTQQSEKKTSLAKTQSQRKGTLNKIQKSIKDDKRYLAELQRNETRLKAEIAKAAKRNAVPMDGLAKQRGKLPWPIKGRVLHNFGTRQTGQVNWKGIVLSASYGQQVKAVYPGTVVFAEYLRGYGLVVLLDHGKGDMTLYGYNQALTKKEGDKVTKGEVIALAGDTGGQERPSLYFEIRRNSEAQNPKSWLKRR